The genomic window CTGAGCTGCCGAAACAGGATTTTGTTCTTTTTCAAAGTCTTCCTGTGTTTTATATAATGTTACTTTAGCTCCTTCCTGAATATTTCCTGCATCATCCAGAACAGTCACACGTAAAGCTGTAGTTGTTATCTGTTTAGGTGTTGTAAACGCAAATGAAAGGAGAGTGAAAATAAATAATCCAAGTGCTGCTTTTTTCATAGGTCTAGAAGAATAAAAGAAAATAATAGAATAGATCGCTTTGTATACTACCATATATGTCAGGCAAAAATAACCAATCGCCAGCGAAAAGCCCAGCACCAGGTTAATTCATATT from Xanthocytophaga agilis includes these protein-coding regions:
- a CDS encoding carboxypeptidase regulatory-like domain-containing protein; this encodes MKKAALGLFIFTLLSFAFTTPKQITTTALRVTVLDDAGNIQEGAKVTLYKTQEDFEKEQNPVSAAQTTSNKGFVIFRSLEPKIYYVSVSKGDLDNSGGSTQTQELKSGAVNKVNIIIE